One Brachyspira pilosicoli P43/6/78 genomic window carries:
- a CDS encoding ROK family protein encodes MKELLDSNLIQEVGEFESSGGRKAKAISIVENAKLAIGIDITKNHISLVLVNLLGNVIKNIRLKNSFRYTEEYFLWFEKSIKEFVCDIDESKILGAGVSIPGIIDKSGTDIASSYVLGFERVPYSDFTKYIPFNCVFINDANAAGFAESRYIKNNAIYLSLSNSVGGAIIFSKELYIGDNIRAGEFGHVTIIPNGEKCYCGKKGCLDCYCKANLLSDLTDGKLNLFFDKLNSGDKKIAKVWNDYLYYLAIAVNNLRMSFDCDVVIGGYVGGYFSNYLNDFKNQVSKLNTFENNANYIKVCKHHFEGAALGAALQHIYAFIKSI; translated from the coding sequence ATGAAGGAGTTATTAGATTCTAATTTAATACAAGAAGTTGGTGAATTTGAATCAAGCGGTGGAAGAAAAGCAAAAGCTATTTCAATTGTGGAGAATGCTAAATTAGCTATAGGTATAGATATTACTAAAAATCATATAAGTTTAGTTTTAGTTAATTTGCTTGGAAATGTTATAAAAAATATAAGATTAAAAAACTCATTTAGGTATACAGAAGAATATTTTTTATGGTTCGAAAAATCTATTAAAGAATTTGTTTGTGATATTGATGAAAGTAAGATATTAGGTGCTGGTGTATCTATTCCAGGTATCATTGATAAATCGGGAACTGATATAGCTTCATCTTATGTATTAGGATTTGAAAGAGTACCATATTCTGATTTTACTAAATATATACCCTTTAATTGTGTATTTATAAATGATGCTAATGCGGCAGGATTTGCTGAATCAAGATATATTAAAAATAATGCCATTTACCTATCATTAAGTAATAGCGTTGGTGGGGCTATTATATTTTCTAAAGAACTATATATCGGAGATAATATAAGAGCTGGAGAATTTGGGCATGTAACTATAATACCTAATGGAGAAAAGTGTTATTGCGGTAAAAAAGGTTGTTTAGATTGTTATTGTAAAGCTAATTTGCTTTCTGATCTAACAGATGGAAAACTTAATTTATTTTTTGATAAATTAAATAGCGGCGATAAAAAGATTGCTAAAGTTTGGAATGATTATTTATATTATTTAGCAATAGCTGTAAACAATTTAAGAATGTCTTTTGATTGCGATGTAGTAATAGGCGGATATGTTGGGGGCTATTTTTCTAATTATCTTAATGATTTCAAAAACCAAGTTTCTAAATTAAATACATTTGAAAATAATGCTAATTATATAAAAGTGTGTAAACATCATTTTGAAGGAGCTGCTTTGGGAGCGGCCTTGCAGCATATATATGCATTTATAAAGTCTATATAA
- a CDS encoding ankyrin repeat domain-containing protein, protein MKKYLFLIIFIFFSFNLAYTLTQDEETLLDASIFGDDDIVEKLIAKNINLNVQDEAGNTALILASMEGHTKVVALLLNANADKYVLNNDGNDALFYAKQKNHKNIIKLLE, encoded by the coding sequence ATGAAAAAATATCTTTTTTTAATAATATTTATATTCTTTTCTTTTAATTTAGCATATACACTCACTCAAGATGAAGAGACTCTTTTAGATGCATCAATATTTGGTGATGATGATATTGTTGAGAAATTGATAGCAAAAAATATTAATCTAAATGTTCAAGATGAGGCAGGAAATACTGCATTAATATTAGCTTCTATGGAAGGGCATACAAAAGTAGTGGCATTGCTTTTAAATGCTAATGCTGATAAATATGTTTTAAATAATGACGGCAATGATGCATTATTTTATGCTAAGCAAAAAAATCATAAAAATATAATTAAGCTTTTAGAGTAA
- a CDS encoding aminotransferase class I/II-fold pyridoxal phosphate-dependent enzyme, protein MNFKISKMMAKKDFQKEFSDFMLKAVSIPNVISFAGGMPNPISFPNKELKKAYSFVMDNHYKTALQYANTQGYIELRKIIAQRYKSKENINVEADDILIINGAQQGFDIISAVTLNDNDNVIVEAPTFLAAIQTFNLYNAKIHSVEINDKGINLDELKNILKKYKSKLFLYNSKFPKSNRFNLQ, encoded by the coding sequence ATGAATTTTAAAATTTCTAAAATGATGGCAAAAAAGGACTTTCAAAAAGAGTTCTCTGACTTTATGCTAAAAGCAGTTTCAATTCCTAATGTTATCAGTTTTGCTGGAGGTATGCCAAACCCTATTTCTTTTCCTAATAAAGAATTAAAAAAAGCATACTCTTTTGTAATGGATAATCATTATAAAACAGCATTGCAATATGCAAATACTCAAGGATATATTGAACTAAGAAAAATAATAGCACAAAGATACAAGAGCAAAGAAAATATTAATGTAGAAGCAGATGATATATTAATAATTAATGGAGCACAACAGGGATTTGATATAATATCAGCTGTTACACTAAATGACAATGATAATGTTATAGTAGAAGCCCCTACTTTTTTGGCAGCAATTCAAACTTTCAATTTGTATAATGCTAAAATACATAGCGTAGAAATAAATGATAAAGGTATTAATTTAGACGAATTAAAAAACATACTAAAAAAATATAAATCAAAATTATTTTTATACAATTCCAAATTTCCAAAATCCAACAGGTTTAACTTACAATAA
- a CDS encoding aminotransferase class I/II-fold pyridoxal phosphate-dependent enzyme, with product MKQEKIIADMIKKTNTILIEDNPYGALRFKGENQESFFNLLNEQVILMGSFSKTISPGIRVGWIASKNKEFMKKAIEYKQILDVHTSMPDQMAIAQYINNSDFDKHIEKIRKLYHKQCNAMINAIEKYFPKEVKYTKPEGGMFIWVELPKNIKSVELANETIKRNVAISPGDPFYNKKRNVSTFRLSYSNCSVENIDKGMKIIGETIDKMLKSK from the coding sequence ATGAAACAAGAAAAAATAATTGCAGATATGATAAAAAAAACTAATACCATACTCATAGAAGATAATCCATATGGTGCTTTAAGATTTAAAGGAGAAAATCAGGAATCATTTTTCAATTTACTAAATGAACAAGTAATATTAATGGGTTCTTTTTCAAAAACAATTTCGCCAGGCATAAGAGTTGGCTGGATTGCTTCAAAAAATAAGGAATTCATGAAAAAAGCCATAGAATATAAACAAATACTTGATGTTCATACTAGCATGCCAGACCAAATGGCTATTGCTCAATATATAAACAATAGCGACTTTGATAAGCATATAGAAAAAATAAGAAAACTTTATCATAAACAGTGCAATGCTATGATTAATGCTATAGAAAAATATTTCCCAAAAGAAGTTAAATATACAAAGCCTGAAGGCGGAATGTTTATATGGGTAGAGCTTCCAAAAAATATTAAATCTGTGGAGTTAGCAAATGAGACTATAAAAAGAAATGTTGCAATATCTCCGGGTGACCCTTTTTATAATAAAAAAAGAAATGTAAGCACTTTTAGATTGAGTTATTCAAACTGTTCTGTAGAAAATATTGATAAGGGAATGAAGATAATAGGCGAAACTATAGATAAAATGCTTAAATCAAAATAA
- a CDS encoding adenylate kinase gives MINIIFIGAPGSGKGTQSELIEKEYSISHISTGDMFRENIANGTELGKTAKGYMDKGELVPDSLVIDMLFDRLKKDDCKKGFMLDGYPRTMEQAKELDKLLEKLNYKIDAIINLSVAENIIIKRLLNRGRSDDNEETIKNRIKVFESQSKPVLEYYKDKVYIIDVESLENETPEDIYKKIKKGLDGIKK, from the coding sequence ATGATTAATATTATTTTTATAGGAGCACCTGGTTCTGGTAAAGGTACTCAATCTGAGTTAATAGAAAAAGAATATTCTATATCTCATATTTCTACAGGAGATATGTTTAGAGAGAATATTGCAAATGGTACTGAGCTTGGCAAAACAGCTAAAGGATATATGGATAAGGGAGAATTGGTTCCTGATAGTTTAGTTATAGATATGCTCTTTGATAGACTTAAAAAAGATGATTGTAAAAAAGGATTTATGCTTGACGGATATCCTAGAACTATGGAGCAGGCTAAAGAATTAGATAAATTATTAGAAAAATTAAATTATAAAATTGATGCTATTATTAATCTTAGTGTTGCTGAAAATATTATAATAAAAAGACTTTTAAATAGAGGACGCTCTGATGATAATGAAGAGACTATAAAAAACAGAATAAAAGTTTTTGAAAGTCAAAGTAAGCCTGTATTAGAATATTATAAAGATAAGGTTTATATAATAGATGTTGAAAGTCTTGAAAATGAAACACCAGAAGATATTTATAAAAAGATTAAAAAAGGTCTTGATGGTATAAAGAAATAA
- a CDS encoding YfhO family protein encodes MSIQVIMVTKNTQDMGAAGVENKQDLWNWATRWSYPPEEVLGFFVPGLFGYYSGSETHPYWGRIANMNGEPKTSNFSLTAVNIGYITFLFIIFALFISKKKYSEKYFWIGTALFFLIASFGRYLPIIYGALFQIPIFRDARNPNKFIEIIPIPFAILSAFAADYIFKAIEAKKEDKLLKYLEDEYRGVSIAQKIMYAVLILSVVFAVITILLNGFIQNAFLTDWQDKSALIAKNISMSFIRLTLISSVTTLLMINSISLKEITLKDKYLLVAPLIIFILLSVYDTGKISILIIGTIITFLYIIIANKENLYYKYLPYAFMAILFLDLMQTANIFIVKSNIDKMYEGTPITEHILKQEGNETTMPILIPYLYRYTTHTMPYYNIPLTEPPAASRLSKEITDMFSAFRINDYVGYEPRLMDLLGVRYILSPTYLDSSVIANDITKITEYQDSFSAAVLYELNGYRNKYEFVNSVYNAKDFNDGLGRMKIPNFNLSKEAIITDNAKNIVLSVSNSINKVEMLEYSNNKIVFNVQTPDAGVLVLKERYSPDWSVSINGEKKELLKANLLFRGVYVEAGDNNIVFEFTPTMKYAYITIVSWALFIVISIIAIFRKKRVNE; translated from the coding sequence ATGTCTATACAAGTTATAATGGTTACAAAAAACACGCAAGATATGGGAGCTGCTGGAGTAGAAAACAAACAAGACTTATGGAATTGGGCTACAAGATGGTCTTATCCGCCTGAAGAAGTATTAGGATTTTTTGTACCTGGTCTTTTTGGGTATTATTCTGGAAGTGAAACTCACCCTTATTGGGGAAGAATAGCTAATATGAACGGAGAGCCAAAAACTTCAAACTTCTCTCTCACCGCTGTAAACATTGGATATATAACATTTTTATTTATAATATTCGCTTTATTTATAAGTAAGAAAAAATACAGTGAAAAATATTTTTGGATAGGTACTGCTTTATTCTTTTTGATAGCAAGCTTTGGAAGATATTTGCCTATTATATACGGAGCATTGTTTCAAATACCGATATTTAGAGATGCAAGAAACCCTAATAAATTTATAGAAATTATACCTATACCATTTGCAATACTTTCAGCATTTGCAGCAGATTATATATTCAAAGCAATAGAAGCAAAAAAAGAGGATAAACTTCTTAAATATTTAGAAGATGAATATAGAGGAGTAAGTATAGCACAAAAAATAATGTATGCTGTATTAATTTTGTCTGTTGTATTTGCTGTTATCACTATACTATTAAACGGCTTTATACAAAATGCATTCCTCACTGACTGGCAAGACAAATCTGCATTAATAGCAAAAAATATATCAATGTCTTTTATAAGACTCACTCTAATATCATCTGTAACAACTCTTTTAATGATTAATTCTATTTCTTTAAAAGAGATAACATTAAAAGATAAATATTTATTAGTAGCTCCTTTAATAATATTTATTTTACTTTCAGTTTATGATACAGGCAAAATAAGCATATTAATAATAGGCACAATAATAACTTTTTTATATATCATAATAGCAAACAAAGAAAATTTATATTATAAATATTTACCATACGCTTTTATGGCTATACTATTTTTAGACTTAATGCAAACAGCAAATATATTTATAGTAAAATCAAATATAGATAAAATGTATGAAGGAACCCCTATCACAGAGCATATATTAAAACAAGAAGGCAATGAAACTACAATGCCAATACTAATTCCTTATCTATATAGATATACAACACATACAATGCCATATTACAATATTCCATTAACAGAACCACCCGCAGCAAGCAGATTAAGCAAAGAAATAACAGATATGTTCTCAGCATTTAGAATTAATGATTATGTAGGATATGAACCTAGATTAATGGATTTGCTTGGAGTAAGATATATATTAAGCCCTACATATTTAGACAGTTCCGTAATTGCAAATGATATCACTAAAATAACAGAGTATCAGGATTCTTTCTCTGCTGCTGTATTATACGAACTTAATGGGTATAGAAATAAATATGAGTTTGTCAATAGCGTATATAATGCAAAAGATTTTAATGACGGTCTTGGAAGAATGAAGATACCTAATTTTAATTTATCAAAAGAGGCTATTATAACAGATAATGCTAAAAATATAGTTTTGAGTGTGAGCAACTCTATAAACAAAGTAGAAATGCTTGAGTATAGCAACAATAAAATAGTATTTAATGTTCAAACTCCTGATGCCGGAGTATTGGTTTTAAAAGAGAGATATAGTCCTGATTGGAGTGTAAGCATTAATGGAGAGAAAAAAGAATTGCTTAAAGCTAATTTGTTATTTAGAGGTGTATATGTTGAAGCTGGAGATAATAATATTGTATTTGAATTTACTCCTACAATGAAATATGCTTATATTACAATAGTTTCTTGGGCTTTGTTTATTGTAATTTCTATAATAGCAATATTTAGAAAGAAAAGAGTAAATGAATAA
- the rfaD gene encoding ADP-glyceromanno-heptose 6-epimerase: MIIVTGGAGFIGSNIVRGLNNLGISDILIVDNLKNASKHKNLNRVVFGDYIDKEDFDVYSFVENNKVDAIFHQGACSDTMETDGKYMMKNNYEYSQHILHACLENKVRFFYASSASVYGNGENGFAEDEKNEYPLNVYAFSKYQFDRYVNILFRNKKINSQVVGLRYFNVYGPQENHKGRMASVAFHLFNQIKAGEKMKIFEGSENFLRDFIHVDDVVSVNNFFFENENISGIFNCGTGKAESFVEIAKALKEMYSSSEIEYIPFPDALKGKYQKYTQADLTNLKKVGYTKEFMNVNTGVKKYAKVLEESSGYLM; the protein is encoded by the coding sequence ATGATTATAGTAACAGGCGGTGCTGGATTTATTGGCTCTAATATAGTTAGAGGTTTAAATAATTTAGGTATAAGTGATATACTAATAGTTGATAATTTAAAAAATGCTTCAAAACATAAAAATTTAAATAGGGTTGTTTTTGGAGATTATATAGATAAAGAAGATTTTGATGTTTATTCTTTTGTTGAAAATAATAAAGTAGATGCTATATTTCATCAGGGAGCTTGTTCTGATACAATGGAGACTGATGGAAAATATATGATGAAAAACAATTATGAATATAGTCAGCATATTTTGCATGCTTGTTTAGAAAATAAAGTAAGATTCTTTTATGCTTCAAGTGCTTCTGTTTATGGAAATGGGGAGAATGGATTTGCTGAAGATGAGAAGAATGAGTATCCGCTTAATGTTTATGCTTTTTCTAAATATCAATTTGACAGGTATGTTAATATTTTATTTAGGAATAAAAAAATTAATAGTCAGGTTGTGGGGTTAAGATATTTTAATGTATATGGTCCGCAGGAGAATCATAAGGGTAGAATGGCTTCAGTTGCTTTTCATTTATTTAATCAGATTAAAGCTGGTGAGAAAATGAAAATCTTTGAGGGAAGTGAGAATTTTTTAAGGGATTTTATACATGTTGATGATGTTGTAAGTGTAAACAATTTCTTTTTTGAAAATGAAAATATTTCTGGTATATTTAACTGCGGAACTGGTAAGGCTGAGAGTTTTGTGGAGATTGCTAAGGCTTTAAAAGAGATGTACTCTTCTTCTGAAATTGAGTATATTCCTTTCCCTGATGCTCTTAAAGGAAAATACCAAAAATACACTCAGGCAGATTTAACTAATTTGAAAAAAGTTGGATATACTAAAGAGTTTATGAATGTAAATACTGGCGTAAAAAAATATGCCAAAGTGCTTGAAGAGAGCAGCGGATATTTAATGTAA
- a CDS encoding UDP-N-acetylglucosamine--N-acetylmuramyl-(pentapeptide) pyrophosphoryl-undecaprenol N-acetylglucosamine transferase — MNVILSGGGTAGHITPAISIYDHLKKLGHNPRLVVAARDYNLIPPHYDYNYLEINSPGNLLKNIAFLLKFIPSMIKANNIIKKHKPECIIGMGGFVSMPMLYVAKLKKIPIFLCEQNSIPGKVNKIFYKHAKGAYLTFSKTLQYMPKGKVMGNPVRDDFFIVNRKSSRIIMKLKDDDKLLVVMGGSQGALKLNNIFLDCIKNVKENVKNLHIVWLAGPKWGSEIIAKVNDKKITDVTVHSYYKDMATLLHAADFVVSRAGSSSISEILAVNVPSLLVPFPYATDNHQYYNALELVNKDMAYLMNEADLDSKQLGEIIIKNLNNQDRLNVMRENIRKNYTSRAVTAIVNDILSIMDNIKRK; from the coding sequence ATGAATGTAATTTTATCTGGCGGCGGTACAGCTGGTCATATAACACCTGCAATTTCTATATATGACCATTTAAAAAAACTTGGACATAACCCTAGACTTGTGGTGGCAGCTAGAGATTATAATTTAATACCACCTCATTATGATTATAATTATTTAGAGATAAACTCTCCTGGAAATTTATTAAAAAATATTGCTTTTTTACTTAAGTTTATACCATCAATGATAAAAGCTAATAATATAATCAAAAAACATAAACCTGAGTGTATTATAGGAATGGGCGGATTTGTTTCTATGCCTATGCTGTATGTGGCTAAATTAAAAAAAATACCTATATTTTTATGCGAACAAAACTCTATACCAGGAAAAGTTAATAAAATATTTTATAAACATGCTAAAGGAGCTTATCTTACTTTTTCTAAGACTTTGCAATATATGCCTAAAGGAAAAGTAATGGGAAACCCTGTTAGAGATGATTTCTTTATTGTAAATAGAAAATCTTCTAGAATTATCATGAAATTAAAAGATGATGATAAATTGCTTGTTGTAATGGGAGGCTCTCAGGGGGCATTAAAATTAAATAATATATTTTTAGATTGCATAAAAAATGTGAAAGAGAATGTAAAAAATCTTCACATAGTATGGCTTGCCGGTCCTAAATGGGGTTCTGAAATAATAGCAAAAGTTAATGATAAAAAAATAACAGATGTAACAGTTCATAGTTATTATAAAGACATGGCTACTTTGCTTCATGCTGCTGATTTTGTAGTATCTAGGGCTGGAAGCAGTTCTATTAGTGAGATATTGGCTGTTAATGTGCCTTCTCTTTTAGTGCCTTTCCCTTATGCTACGGATAATCATCAATATTATAATGCTTTGGAATTGGTGAACAAAGATATGGCTTATTTAATGAATGAGGCGGATCTTGATTCTAAGCAATTGGGAGAGATTATAATAAAAAATTTAAATAATCAAGATAGGCTTAATGTGATGAGAGAGAATATTAGGAAGAATTATACTTCAAGAGCGGTTACTGCTATTGTTAATGATATTCTTAGTATTATGGACAATATTAAAAGAAAATAA
- a CDS encoding FtsW/RodA/SpoVE family cell cycle protein, protein MSKRKLLPDKYLVIIYIALLAAGLVAIYGAQTIHEPNEPYFYNHLKLLLMMLVVNFIILIVPDFFDAIDRFMPAILIGTLLLLIAVLIFGISVEGSYAKRWLSIFGVFTIQPSEIAKITLVLYLSSVLANKGDKLKHVSNGLIPPLIILMLICLLIMFEPDSGTALLFALVGFSMFFYGGIPLRYLIVTGILLGVIFIIFIINTPYMKARVTSYLTPHTQSQEEMYQINRAKLAFNYGGIAGIPDEDIREVSTHLPAALTDFIFASIAQRHGFIGDIILLLLFFSFTIRGFIISSGIKDLFLKNISFGINIFISAQAYLNMMVATLMLPTTGMPLPFISYGRNALVVNMIMFAILLKITQRREE, encoded by the coding sequence ATGTCAAAAAGGAAATTATTACCTGATAAATATTTAGTTATTATATACATAGCATTGCTTGCTGCCGGATTAGTTGCCATATATGGAGCACAGACTATTCATGAACCAAATGAACCTTATTTTTATAATCATCTTAAACTATTATTAATGATGTTAGTGGTTAATTTTATAATATTAATAGTTCCAGATTTTTTTGATGCTATAGATAGGTTTATGCCTGCAATATTAATAGGTACTTTACTACTTCTTATAGCAGTTTTAATATTTGGTATATCCGTAGAAGGCAGTTATGCTAAAAGATGGTTATCTATTTTTGGAGTTTTTACAATTCAGCCTTCAGAAATAGCAAAAATAACATTGGTTTTATATTTATCTAGTGTACTTGCCAATAAAGGAGATAAGCTTAAACATGTTAGTAATGGTTTAATTCCTCCGCTAATTATATTAATGCTTATATGTTTGCTCATAATGTTTGAACCAGATTCTGGTACAGCATTATTATTTGCTTTAGTTGGTTTTTCTATGTTTTTTTACGGCGGCATTCCATTAAGATATTTAATTGTTACTGGTATTTTACTTGGAGTTATATTTATAATATTTATAATAAATACTCCATATATGAAAGCAAGAGTAACTTCGTATCTAACACCTCATACACAATCACAAGAAGAGATGTATCAAATTAATAGGGCTAAATTAGCTTTTAATTATGGAGGGATTGCTGGAATACCTGATGAAGATATTAGAGAAGTCAGCACTCATTTACCAGCAGCTTTGACTGATTTTATTTTTGCTTCTATTGCTCAGAGACATGGATTTATAGGGGATATTATTTTGTTACTCCTATTTTTTTCTTTTACTATTAGAGGATTTATAATTTCATCTGGAATAAAAGACTTGTTTCTAAAAAATATATCTTTTGGTATCAATATATTTATTAGTGCACAAGCATATTTAAATATGATGGTAGCAACTTTAATGCTTCCTACAACTGGTATGCCTTTACCATTTATAAGTTATGGTAGAAATGCTTTAGTTGTTAATATGATAATGTTTGCTATTTTATTAAAAATAACTCAAAGGAGAGAAGAATGA
- a CDS encoding glucose-1-phosphate adenylyltransferase: MRSYNTVALILGGGRGTRLYPLVKDRSKPAVSLGGHYRMIDIPVSNCINSGLRNIYVITQFNSASLNNHIYNAYRFDNFSGGHVSILAAEQTDTNIDWYQGTADAVRKNLAHFDNDYVNNVLILSGDQVYRMDYNVMVRHMLETGADIVVGTVPVVREDAKGFGVMLVNKRGQITNFQEKPKEDDVLNSLKLSDEQKKMFEIEDPKKEYLASMGIYVFRRNVLKELLSDVSMIDFGKDIIPEAIKKYKVFSYAFQGYWEDVGTIKAYFDANISFGSKNPPFDFYDEDAPIYTHVRYLSPSKVEKATITSSIIADGCRIENATIKESVIGLRSVIQSGSTLEKVIMMGSDFYETSEDIERLNVKHLPKVGIGKKCTLKNVIIDKNVRIGNDVIITNKKKIQHQDSDFYCIRDGIVIIPKNTIVKSGTVI, encoded by the coding sequence ATGAGATCATATAATACAGTAGCTTTAATTTTAGGAGGAGGCAGAGGTACAAGACTCTATCCTCTTGTTAAGGATCGTTCTAAACCTGCGGTATCATTAGGCGGTCATTATAGAATGATTGATATACCTGTTTCTAACTGTATAAATAGCGGTCTTAGAAATATTTATGTTATTACTCAATTCAATAGTGCTTCTTTAAATAACCATATTTATAATGCTTATAGATTCGATAACTTCTCTGGGGGACATGTTAGTATATTGGCAGCAGAACAAACTGACACTAATATAGATTGGTATCAAGGTACTGCTGATGCTGTGAGAAAAAATCTTGCTCACTTTGACAATGACTATGTTAATAATGTTTTGATACTTTCTGGAGACCAGGTTTATCGTATGGATTATAATGTTATGGTAAGACATATGCTTGAAACTGGTGCTGATATAGTTGTTGGAACTGTTCCTGTAGTGCGTGAAGATGCTAAAGGTTTTGGGGTAATGCTTGTAAACAAAAGAGGACAAATTACTAACTTCCAAGAAAAGCCTAAAGAAGATGATGTATTAAATTCTTTAAAGTTGAGTGATGAACAAAAAAAGATGTTTGAAATAGAAGACCCTAAAAAAGAATATTTAGCTTCTATGGGTATATATGTATTTAGAAGAAATGTTTTAAAAGAACTTCTTAGCGATGTTTCTATGATAGATTTTGGTAAAGATATTATTCCTGAAGCTATCAAAAAATATAAAGTATTTAGTTATGCTTTCCAAGGCTATTGGGAAGATGTAGGTACTATTAAAGCTTATTTTGATGCTAATATATCTTTTGGAAGCAAGAATCCTCCTTTTGATTTTTATGATGAAGATGCTCCTATATATACTCATGTGCGTTATTTGTCTCCTTCAAAAGTTGAAAAAGCTACTATTACTTCAAGTATCATTGCTGATGGTTGTAGAATAGAAAATGCTACTATTAAAGAGTCAGTAATTGGTCTTCGTTCAGTTATACAGAGCGGTTCTACTTTAGAAAAGGTTATTATGATGGGTAGCGACTTCTATGAAACTAGTGAAGATATAGAGAGATTAAATGTTAAGCATTTGCCTAAAGTTGGTATAGGTAAAAAATGTACGCTTAAAAATGTTATCATAGATAAGAATGTTAGAATAGGTAATGATGTTATTATTACTAATAAAAAGAAAATACAGCATCAAGATAGTGATTTCTACTGTATTAGAGATGGTATAGTAATTATTCCTAAAAACACTATTGTAAAAAGTGGTACAGTAATATAA
- a CDS encoding rhodanese-like domain-containing protein — protein MKKIIIILSISFLFIACSNKGYKNVNIEKAIKLVNSSTNLVILDVRTREEYLSGNIPNAINIDVLSQDFKSKIDMLDKNKEYLIYCRSGNRSTIASSIMSTNGFLNIYNLQNITYQDFANAMLTNNR, from the coding sequence ATGAAAAAAATTATAATAATATTATCTATTTCTTTCTTATTCATTGCATGTTCAAATAAAGGATATAAAAACGTTAATATAGAAAAAGCAATTAAATTAGTAAATAGCTCAACAAACCTAGTAATTTTAGATGTTAGAACAAGGGAAGAATATTTATCAGGCAATATTCCAAATGCTATTAATATTGATGTATTAAGTCAAGACTTCAAATCAAAAATAGATATGTTGGATAAAAATAAAGAATATTTAATATACTGCAGAAGCGGAAATAGATCAACTATTGCATCTAGCATAATGTCTACAAATGGATTTCTTAATATTTATAATTTACAAAATATAACATATCAAGATTTTGCTAATGCAATGCTAACAAATAATAGATAA
- a CDS encoding HAD family hydrolase yields the protein MFLLCFSNLKKNPKSFIYYIRLIPYFILFLFKIIDNSKIKYEIAHIFKNIPIEFGDSIGEEFANTVVPSLYYNDAIKEINKLKEEGYKLIMVTASFEIYAKFIGKNLGFDRVMGTELWIFRDKYTGFMYGKNCYNEAKRHRLFTEGIFKKDISQNIVYSDSISDLPFFAFASKKVCVNPDKKLREYAISNKEKNFSIVEWK from the coding sequence TTGTTCCTTTTATGTTTTTCTAACTTAAAAAAAAATCCAAAAAGTTTTATTTATTATATTAGACTAATTCCATATTTTATTTTATTTCTTTTTAAGATTATAGACAATTCAAAAATTAAATACGAAATAGCTCATATTTTTAAAAATATTCCTATAGAGTTTGGCGATAGTATTGGAGAGGAGTTTGCGAATACTGTTGTACCTAGTTTATATTATAATGATGCCATCAAAGAAATAAACAAATTAAAAGAAGAAGGCTATAAGCTTATAATGGTTACAGCAAGTTTTGAAATATATGCAAAGTTTATAGGAAAGAACTTAGGTTTTGATAGAGTTATGGGTACAGAGTTATGGATTTTTAGAGATAAATATACTGGCTTTATGTATGGAAAAAATTGCTACAATGAAGCTAAAAGACATAGACTTTTTACTGAAGGGATTTTTAAAAAAGATATATCACAAAATATTGTATATAGTGATTCTATTAGCGACCTACCCTTCTTTGCTTTTGCAAGTAAAAAAGTATGCGTTAATCCTGATAAAAAATTAAGAGAATATGCTATAAGCAACAAAGAAAAAAATTTTTCTATAGTGGAATGGAAATAA